GCGGGATGAGCACACGTGGTGTGTCCTGACTTCGGCATCCAGGGCTCAGAGAGACCGGGGACCTACTATCAGGATGGGGCCCTCAGGTGGTTGGAGAGCAGAATCCCAGGTCCCGCTTGGAGTCCCGGTGAGGACCCTGAGTTAGCGCGGACAGGACCTCCTACCCTAGAAGAGTGGGAacctgccagagcccaggcctcctgccaacacGCGGGTCCAGGGCTGTGCCACAGTGTAGATCCGaggtctcccctcctttctctcccaggggCTCCAGACACCGGGAAGGCCTAGGTCTGAGACACGTGTCCTCGGGTCACAGAGCACAGGAGGCCGGCAGTGCCAGGACTGAAGGTGAGGTGTGGGCCCTGAGTGTGTACCCGGGGGCTCTGGGAACAGAGGGGACCCCACAAGGCCTACGTCCACTCCACACACCCTCTGGCGTCCTCAGAACCTCGGGCTGTGCCGGCTGCACCCTGAGGAGCCGCCTCACTTCCCCCGTCAGATTCACAGACAACCGTCCACCAGGAGGAGAGCCCCTGTGAGGCCGAGGGCACCCCTGAAGAGGAGACCAGTAAGTGGCCTTTGTCAGAGCCCCTCAGGGTGGGTTTCTCAGCCCGGGCCACTGACACACCCTTTCTCCCCCAGGCCCTTGGGTCACCATCTGTCACCCCTGCCCTCGCTGCTCTCAGCTGCCCGACACCACTCACCGTGCCTCCCGTTCAAATGCGTGACCTCCACCACACTGAAGCCGACTTTCAGGACCCAAGAGAGGCTGAGGATTCCGTGGATGAGCAGGACATTTgggttgaggaggaggagggcgcatCCCCgttgtctccctcctcctcctcctcttcctcctcctcttcctccttctcctcatcGTCTTCCTACTCAGTCCTCTTGCTGGACACCCTGGAGGAGGTGGATGATTCTGGGACACCCAGTCCCGCGCAGAGCCCTCAGGctgtctgcccctcccccacagccatggcagcccctccatggagCCAGTCGGAAGACAGCACCTCCAGCAGCCAAGATGAGGAGAGGCCCAGCACCGGCCAGGACCCCGCAGATGCCGAGTCCTCACACCCAGACCCACTCCATTTGAAGGTGGCTGAACTGGTGAGCTTCCTGCTCCTGAAGTACCACTCAAAGGAGCCGACCACAAAGGAAGACATGCTGAATGCGGTCCTCAGAGATGACCAGGACCACTTCCCTGTGGTCTTGAGCCAAGCCTCTGAGTGTCTGCAGCTGGTctttggggtggatgtgaaggaggtGGACCCCAGGGAGCACTCGTAtgtcctggtccccaccctgggcctcacctgTGACGGGATGCTGGGCGATGGGCAGAGCATGCCCAAGAACGGCCTCCTGGTGATGCTCCTGGGTGTGATCCTCCTGGAGGGAGAGTGCGCCACTGAGGAGAAGATGTGGGAAGCACTGAGTGTCATGGGGGTGTATCCCGGGAGGGAGCACTGCATCTACggggagcccagggagctcaTCACCAACGTGTGGGTGCGGGAGGGGTATGTGGAGTACCTGCAGGTGCCCAACAGCGATCCCCCTTGCTACGAGCTCCTGTGGGGGCCCCGGGACCACGCGGAGACCAGCAAGCTGCAAGTCCTGGAGCATTTGCTCAGGGTCAATACAAGGAATCTCAGTTCCTTCCTGTCCCTGTCTGAAGAGGTGTTGAGTGATGAGAAAGAGTGGCCCTGAGCCAGACTTGCAGCCGGGCTCCTTCCAGGCCCCTGTCCGGCAGCTTCTCCTGTCGGGCCGGAAGTGAGTCCATCCTTCACTGTGTGTTTGGAGAGCGAGCAGGCAGCCTCCTAAGGGGTGACAGCCCGGGCCAGTTGGGGGTACACGGTGTACAGCATCTCTGGGCTCCTCCCGTCCCTTATGATGACATGGAAATTGATCTTTGTTTCCTGTAGGAATTTTTCAGTGGTGTTCCTTGTATCAGAAGATTTAATAAGCTTCACTATGTAACTTTGTCAATGACATTAATCACAATGTCTGTATCCTTATCGAGTTCAAACACAAGAGATTTGCTCTTTTGTAAAACAAGTTATAAATCTCCAATCTTATTGTGTCATCCTGAACAAGATAACATGGAATTAGAATTTGGGGGAGCAATGAGAAGAAAATgtctccctccctgggcctcgcCCCAAGTGCCCTGAAGAGGGACGTCGGTTCCTCGGAAGTGCTCAGCCAGCGCGACCCAGTTGACTCTGGGTCCACGTGCTGATATCGCCTCCGTCTCTAGTGGTTGTGACCTTGAATAACCATGTTCTCTTAGGGGCAGGCCTGGTTTATGGAAGGGAAGACATCTGTGTGCTTCTCTCTTTGTGCACAGGGCTCGTTGACGTTGGGGACACTTTGCTGTGCCCAGAAAACTTAGGTCCCGAGGAGGTTGTGGAACTGGAGAATCGAGCCGTCCTGACCAACCTGCAGCAGAAGTACCTGACCACGCTCTCCAACCCCCGGTGGTTACTGGAGCCCGTGCCCAGGAGAGGCGGGAAGGGCATCTTCCAGGTAGACGTCCCCAAGCACCTGGTCCCCTTTGGGCAAGAGGCCTGAGCAGCGTGGGCTCTTGAGAGGAGGTGACCGAGAGACCAAGCTAAACCGTGGCACGGTCAGCTCGCCGTCACGCCCTGGACGTGCTCCCCTGGTTCGCTCTGAATCGGCGCCGCCCTGGAGGGCGCTCCCCACTCTGTGCTGTTCCCGGAAACAGATGTGTCCACCGGGACGCGGGGACGGGGGAGCGGGACCCCTGCAGGGAGATGCCTCCCTGGGCTCGGTGACAGAGTCTCAAGGACTTTGGACCTCTAGGACAAGGGGAAGCGGCCTTGCAGGCCGCTGCTCATTCTGGCCCTGCTGATTCTGGATTGTGTAGAGAAATGTGTTTTGAGAGAGCTGGTGAGTGTTCTCCCCGCCTTTGTTCTGGTCAAAACCCCTAGAGGGTCTGAAGAGCATCCAGGAGACGATGTGGGACGGCTGGAGCGGGCGCTGAGTGCTTGCCAGGGAGTCACCAGCCAGCGACGGCCTGACTCCCGGGCAAGAGGACGTCGGACTCAGAAAGAGCACCGTCTGCCTCGCAGATGACTCTCGCCCTGTTGTAAAGTGTCCCTTGGCTCACGGAGCCGGTGTGTTAGACGTGCCGCACGGCCGCTTCACGTCCCAAGAAAGGGTCCTAACTACAGCCCTGATGGAAGTGAGCAGTGCTGGTGTTCGCTGGGTGGGAGATCTTTTATACATTtgttggggggggaggggttggTCAATTGAGAGTAGGGTTTCCAGTGGTTGCTACCTTCGAGGGTGACGGGCCTCCCCCCAGGCGTTTGACTGCAACCCCCCGTCTCTTCGGAGCCAGGCTGCAGTGCTCTCAGCCCTTGGTGGAGGGGGTGGCCCTACTTTTCGGCGGGCCTCCGTGGGGGGCCCCTGGATCGTGAGCTGGAGACGCTGAGCTGCTGATCAGAAACTTCTGGCATCCTTGGGGGACCCAGGAGGAAGACCCTCCTGCTCCGCGATGCATGAGTAATGGGGGGGAGACACCCCCGAGGTCAGAAGCCAGGCTGTCTGTCCCCTGACGGGCAGGCCCGGCCCAGCGGACCAGACCTTCCTGGGCTCGCCTCAGTGCTCGCTCCCCACCTCCTTGGGCGGGTGTCCGAGATGCCACAGCTTCAGATGCAAGAGGCCGATGGGGACCAAAGCCTGCCCCCGGCCGGGGTCTCCAGCCTCCGCGGGCTTATCTGGTGAGAGGTGTGCGGAATCGAACGCGAGAAAGAACACGGACCCGCGGGTCTCGCAGATTGTTTATTTAGTCCCGGggagttttgcttttctttattaaaGCCCAAAATGTTCATGGTTACAGGACGGTGCTCTTCGTGTGTCTCTAGTGGTCTGTGAGCTCAGCGCTTTGGGTTGTTCTGGAACTGTTCGCAGAGAGCACACTTGTAATCTGAAGAGCCCTCGGGCTCTTCATCGGCCTCGGGCCTCCTGGTTGGGGGCCATGAGCAGAAGGGCCGCGAGCAGCATGCAGTAACCCGTGTTGCACGTGGACACCACCGAGCTGGGATCGGGGCAAACGGGGGGGCTTCTGGGCAGCTCCCCTGCACCGTCCCTTCCGGCAGTAGCCGGGGGCACTAGCGTGACATTCCTGGAGGTGCCCTCCCCACTCGGGCCGCCCTGCTCGCTGGAGGGACGCTGCACTACCACCAACCTGGCCACCCGGCCGGCAGACAAGACGCCAGGGAGCACGAAGGCCCGGAAGCCGCTGGGCACCTGAGCACGGGGGGCTTCCCTCTGGGTCTTCCTGTCGGCATCATTGGTGGAGTCATTCTGATGGAAAAATTGGGTGCATCTCATAGGTGGGACGGcttgcttctttctctttggggtggttgtgctggaagcggGCCGAGCAGTTGCTCTCGGGTCACCTTTTCTCCGCATGTTCTCGATCAGCAGGGGCTTCTCTCTCTGAAAGTTGCAGTTGTGGTAGATCTGAAAGGACAAGAATCATTCTCGTCATTTCGGGGGAAATATTCACTCCTCCCCGCCCACCTccgtcataaaggtcttgtttgacTGTGGAGAAAAGGTCTTTTTAAATTCCTGGCAAGTTTTGTTTCGCCCTGGAGTGTGCGCTCACTAAAGCTACGTGGTGCCTGGGCTGAGGTGTCACTCTAGCTCCCTGACGTGAAGTGGCCCCTGGGTCTTCGGTCACACCCGCAGGGCATCTCTAAGGGGCGAGCCTTCCATGACACGCCGGACTGCCTCAGCCTTCATTCAGTACTGGCTCACAGGAAAAAAGTCCCCCTCGGGAATGAACCCCGCCCAGCACATCACTCATCCGCTCAGGACTAGGAAGCTGTTCCAGGAACAGAGAACTCGGGAGACGGAAGGGCTGTCTACGTTACCATCAGCCTTTTCTTCCCCGGAGAGCGACCCAGAGTGCCGGGCAGGTGTATTTTCCTGAACCCATAGAGGTTCAGTTGGCGGATGAAGCTCTTCAAGCTGTCTGTTTCAAAGATCCTGTCTGCGCCGCGCCGGCGAAGAACCTCCCGCTGGAAAAGGTCTTCCTCGATGATCAGCATGTCTCCCTTGTCGTTCCAGCGCACGGACGTGAAGGCCTCGTCCTCCACTATCATCCAGAGCTTTCTCGGGAAGGAGAGCCCAAGAACACCATGGGTTCCGTCCACGTTGGCGGGACCTGGGTTTGGGTCCTGTGGTGGCTGGTTGTCTTGGGAGCCTGGATCTTGGCTCTCGGCCTGGTCGCCGGGCCTCTCCAAAATCCCCCTCGAATCCACCTTTGGATCCGGGGATGAACCCGATGGGGCCCCCGCTGGGGGCTCTC
This Camelus bactrianus isolate YW-2024 breed Bactrian camel chromosome X, ASM4877302v1, whole genome shotgun sequence DNA region includes the following protein-coding sequences:
- the LOC141576282 gene encoding melanoma-associated antigen 8-like encodes the protein MLNAVLRDDQDHFPVVLSQASECLQLVFGVDVKEVDPREHSYVLVPTLGLTCDGMLGDGQSMPKNGLLVMLLGVILLEGECATEEKMWEALSVMGVYPGREHCIYGEPRELITNVWVREGYVEYLQVPNSDPPCYELLWGPRDHAETSKLQVLEHLLRVNTRNLSSFLSLSEEVLSDEKEWP